The Spea bombifrons isolate aSpeBom1 chromosome 7, aSpeBom1.2.pri, whole genome shotgun sequence genomic interval CTGCGGATcccaatgtgtttttatgtcCCTGTGCAGGTCCTTCTACCAGCCATGAGAGTCGCATTCCTGTGGGAGACCTTGAGAGCAATCCTGACGTTCGAGGTGGAAAGTCCAGCAGTGGGATCTCACCATCAAGTCCGGAACAATCATTAACTACAGCTGTTGTAGAGGAGACCGTCCAATCCCTACTATCCATTAACCCTGCGCATGCGATTGCTCTGATGGAAGCGGATGTAGAGTATCCCGTTGGTCCTATGCCTAAGAGGGGAGGTCTGACAGTGAATGCTGTTTGGCACCCCTTCTGAGGGCTGAAGTGGAGGTCCTGGGAGACAACACAGAGGAATCCAAAGTAGAGTTTTCCGGGAGCCCTGGAGATGATGCAGTCGAATCATCAAAGCGGAAGTCAGAGCAAGGAGACCTTCCGGAGTCATCTGTCTGGAAGGTGGCTCGGAACATACAGAGCTGTGCAGATGTTGCTGTAATGGGACTTTGTCTGTCTGATCCTTTTTCATCATGGATTACAGCAGTGTATCGGACTCTGAAGGTGAGAGGGACGTTGATGTGAGGAGTCTGAGGAGCTCTGTCAGAAGGGCTGCTTTGTTTGCATATTTACTGACGCTAAATGAGGACATACTTTTCTTACAGGAGTGTGCAATAGATCATGGACTgttttatggacatttaaagaaGGACTGGACTGCGGGGCCCTCTTTAAGATTAAGTGTTCCTTACTATAACAAGTATTGTTTCATGTAGTATAAGTAATAGTAGTATGACAGTGCAAGCTATTAGTGTATAGAAGCCATGTTTAAGAATGATACAGGAAACAACCAAACAGGAAATAAGTGCAGTATCAATGAAGCATAGAGTTGCATGTAACCAAAACATAGCATCCAAAACAAGTATCACAAAGGGAGTATCAGTAATGTGAGACTTGCTAAAAGTGAATACAAAACAACCTGCTTTAACTCCTTGTATAAGTCAAAAAGTATGTATGAGCAAAAATGTAGAGACAAAGTACTTTTGTGAACTCCAAGTTGCTCGTGAAAGATATcactgcaataataataaataaattctgGCTCTTTCCAATATCACATCTGTCTGCAGCTGTCTTTAGCTAACATTGATCCAGTTGCAAACCGCATACAAAACACCATATGCTGTGGGGTAGACCGTTCTTTCCAACAATACCCAGCTTTCTTCATGGGTTAAGACCCTCTGTGATATGTCTCAGCTTTCTTCCGCCGGATAGCAGCCCATAACACACAACTAGGGAGCCTCCTATAATACCGTGTGTCTCTATTAATGTTCCCTTCTCTCTAACTGGAGTGAACAGGTCACACAATCCACTTTTGGTTTCCCTCTGCTGACTTGGTGTCCCTGGAAATTGCAGAGACTATCTCCCACCAGGTAACAGCCGTGACAAACAGGGAGGACTTCTCCACTTACCCCAAGTAACTCTGTTAGCAGCCTATCTACTGCAAACGGATCATGCAATTCCTTCTTCTTTCCTTTATCACAGTTCTCTTTCACCAGATAACTCCCGAGATCAGGCAACAAGGTAAATAATTTAGCAATACGCCGTTCTCTTCAGCTTTCTCCAGTGTTATTAGGCAGAAGCACAGACAAGCTCTTCTCACCATACTCCTAACTCTGCCTTGGAGCCTTACATAATTTCCTCAACTCCTGAGTGACCTTGATTTAGCATCATCTACATGTCTATGGCCCAATGAGGGCCCCTGTGGTACATCAAGGTATTTGGTCGGGAACAGTTGCATCTAGTGAAAGTTGTTGGCATCAATTTTAAATTAAGTGACATAGAATTAGATACCTAGGTTTCTTTAAGGATAAGAGGATGAACAGTACTGCTTTACAGTATGGCCGGAGGCTACGTGTGGTTTGTGGCTAATTTTGTAGTAATAAGAATTGAAACCTCAGATGTAACTGTAACTAAAGCTACTCGAAGGTGTGTGATGTGGGAAATATACccactatttatttaataaacgcTCATGCTTTCAGATCAAGGCTGTAGATATATATTGAATACTGGTTGATGCTCTGGAAGATATTTGGTATCATTTTATAGATTCctctatacattgtttttttcctaagaaaatagaaaaagacaATGTAAGATTATTGTAGAGCAACCCAGAAATAATATTGTCACCCTTTTCATGCATTCCTAACGTTCTTCAGATATAATTGAGGGCTGGCAATTCACAACTACCTTTGGTCGAAGTGCCAAGTATAGTCAAATGGCCCTCTCCACTGTAGATgcaaagtgttatttttttttctcctgaatcCTATGGACCTGTCTGCAGCCTTTGATACAGTTGACCAAACACTTTTCCTGCAAACTCTTTATTCCCATGGTAACCATGACACAACTCTCTTCTGTCTTAATCCTTCCCCTGGTTCTAAGTGTGATTATTCTTTTAAATGGGTTGCACAGCTTTTAGTACAAAGAAGGGGGGACAATGCTTTTCACTCCACCCACTGGCCAACATCGCTGGGTAATTCCTGAGATTCTGTAATATTTCAGTCCCTCAGCTTTTTTTAAAGTGATGGTTCACCACTTGGTATCTATGTATACCTTGGTATGTACgttataatgaataaaaataataatggcattCAAACAATTATTCTCATAAAAGTATGTATTTCTATCTTACACCAAGCATTTTGTCATGTCCCTGGCACTTCACTGAATTTttacaattaattaataaaatgtgcaaaGCGTCCATAATTTTTGACAACAATGTAAGTATTTATTTGGTTTCTTtcttgtgaaaaatgttttaaaaaataaatgcaggatatttcataaaaaaacaggCTATAAAGTTATGTCACTCGGTCTGGACTCAACCCTGTCACACAAACAATTCATTGCTGCCATGTAGTCTTCCTTTCTTACACCTCATGAGGAGCAGTAGCCAttttgagcaaaaaaaaacacaaccccGTCACACATAACTCGGTCATGTATGTCATTGTTTTGAGGTTGTAAACTTGTGACAGGGTTGAGTTATTAACCACATTCATAAATCAATTTTAAATAATCACATTGCATAAAGTGAAGATGCAGAAAAGGTTCCTGCAGGACCCCATGAAAAACTTGATCAGAAATCAGAGAACCTTGGGAATATCTCTTATTCTCTGTTTTGCCATCTTTTGGGTTACACCTTTCCAATGTCTGACCGAGACACATGCCAGTGTAAACTCCATGAGAATCTGAGCTTTGGGACTGACAAGCTGAATCAGCTTAAGGTAAGGGAGACTTCAAATGTGGAGCGATTGGCACAGACACATACTTTGTTTATTTGTAGCTCCAATATCATAAAAATGAGAAGATTATCTTACATTTGTAAGTGATAATTTGTGAAGAGGGACACATGAGCAGTAGGTAGAGGTGTGTTTTATAAAAAGTTTTGAGCAAAATCCGTTTTTAAACCAATACTATTTTGGCCGTTATGTGGTTGAGGATAAAATGTGTCCagatcagaaaaaaacagaaaataaaaaaatgggtttAATGCCTGAGGTGGGAAAATATGATTTGTTAGAAGTTTGGTTTGTGCCTAAATATGTGGGATAGTTAGataattaatcaaataaaatacacaattacaAGTCCATGATCGAACACACACAGAcgtacatatccatgctcacacacaagtactcatgcatgctcacacacacacacatgtacatatatatatatatatatatatatatatatatatatatatatatatatatataccatatttgctcaattataagcgCTCTGTCATCGAAGCCCCGGCGGAGGTGCCGGCAGCACCGGCAACATCCactactgccggcacttcctctggcacttctatgactgagcaccggcgtcacatcaccttccggtgctcagtcatagaagccccggcggaagtaccagccggcagcagcggagatcTCCacacacagacctccaccgacTCCACcagggaatctgaagcacgagggacaagtctagggatgcatcggtaagtcggggCATGTGGGGGGTAAGTAAGAGTTGCATGGGGGCTATAAAGGTTTtccagaggcagagtggcatatagggggttaaaaggcatatcagagaggaagagcggcatataggtggttaaaaggcatatcagggaggcagagtggcatatatggggttaaaaggcatatctggggcagagtggcatataggggggattaaggcatatctggggggcaagctgtgcataactggggcagagtggcatataaggcatttatatcataaaaaatcatgtaaatatttactagtgaaacatttttcttatagggtagtcttatattcaagcttttcctttttttcctaaattaatattcaaattctggggggtagtcttataatcagggtcatcttataaatgAACAAATATGGTATATCCCACCTCCAGCCCCAGCTTACCTTTCACTGCTCCTGCAGTTTTTCCTCTGGCTGCTCGCGCACTGTGTgcgagcagcctcggtttcactgtGGGGTCATGTGGCGTTATGTTACCCCAATATGTTCCTATCTCCCCTTGCCCTTTCAAaaaagtttagaaagggcccttccgacctggaccgcaccGATTTGGAAAGGCATGGGGAGACAGGGGTTGTACCAGGCCACTAGAGGCATGGGtctggtcgcagttgcgacccctatAGTTACACCAGTGGGTAGCATCCTCAATCAATATATCCACAATGAGCACCAGTTCATTTATATAGTAGAAATCAGGGTTTTTTAGGCGTATAAGGTGTAGAAGGGGCAGGGAATATAAGCTTCTTTCGTAGGGTATAGGTAGGCTGGGGCATTTGCTTTCTATTTCCTTCTTGATCTTCCTTGAGGCTGACATCATTATTGACTTTTGTGAGAATGGACAAAATATCTTCACCCCTAAAAATATGAGAGATAACAGTTATTGGTCAAAAGTAGAATTAAGAAAACACTTTTAAATTCAGAGGGTAAAGATGTAAAATGAGGCAGCAAACGTAGTTGTGGTCTTTACAAGGTGATccacatatataataatgactCCAAATAGCCAGGATGTGGGGTATACACAGCTTTGTTTCTTCCTAACACTGAAATTTGAAGTGGAAGAATGTATTTGCTTATTAAGGaaagaaaaccctttttgtTATACTGTGAATCTGTTGTATTTAATTGAATGTAAAAAAGAATAGGCAGCAACTATGTTTCCATTCAATCAGGAATGGAGGTAAGACTTGAAacctcatttaaaaataatcactCTGTGTATATACAAATGTTTAGCATTACTCACAATTGATGTAATAACCACATCAGGACATCTTGTAGGATATTTTACAACATTACAGGTTTTCCCCTTAACTATATCTTTAGTAGATGTCCACACATCTGACAGACAAGTAGGCACCAGTTGCTGGCAACTATCTCCACACACTCAGAGTAGTCATCCTACTACTTGATATGCCTGGAATTGTCACATAGGTGATATACCTAACAAGTATTTAGCACCATGTttacttaattaaattaatgggGGTTTTACTAGAGTACTAGACTACTAACCTCGGAACCATTTCTGCCAAGTTCTTGCATACTGCTTGAATGTACCACGTTCCATATTTCACATGACGGTAAGAGTAATATCCATCTACTGTTGACATCCCTATTAGTAAATCTGcatctgtgggaatttttataacatatttcCTTGGAGATACAGAGGCATCATCTTGTATAGGGTATGAATCCtggcttttttttccttgacaTGCTTGTATAAAAAACAGTTTAGGTTTTCCACATAGGGTTGGGCAATTATCAGGGATGAAATAAGTGATTATATCATTAATTGGTATAGTCACATTGTCGTTTCCCAGAATCATTCCAGATTCACCATGTGTCATGATGCAGCATACAAAGCAGTCTCTCTCACTATGGTCTCTAGAGGCAAAATCCTTCATACATGTATGGATATTTTCTGCTGATTGCTCATTGTGTGTCTCCACGTCTAATCCAAGCCATTTAAATACATTCCTCAGCTCCtctaaaaaatgcagaaaaaagtgtaaatatatatttaatttttaataagaGTACTTCCTATCTAAAGAAATGTAAGACATAGACTTAATTACAAACATAATAAATGAAAGCAAATTATATGCATATCTAAACTATTTGTGCTCCCCTCCCTTTAGCCAGCCCTAAATCCCCCCTgtgaatatttataataaatcagGTCCATAATCCATGTGACATGGGAGTCTGATAGCACAGTGCAGGAAGATCAATGCTGACCCTTAAGAGTGGGGATGAAATTTAGGTGCTACATTTTCAGCGGTAATGGCACAGTTCGTAGCAGAATTCTGACACACAGAACACTGGGGCCATAATAACCATTATATGCCCAAACTGAGTTTTTTAAAAGGTTTGATCTCATTAGTTTTATCTAACTTGCAGAATTGTATTTTGAATTGTTTGTACAACCTTGGGTAAAACTATCATTGGAGTAAGGGACATGCCTGagcaaattatattaaaaatgtaccttCATCCTTTTCTGTCCCTTGTCTT includes:
- the LOC128502423 gene encoding caspase-8-like isoform X3, with product MLFEISENVTTEDLKDIMFLLEIKKKQKESRTFLDLLSYLEKKEIISEDNLKVLEGVFEKVSPDVLKIIDNYKNEKAAQQSQGIPEPNINRIEPEDLKTPLSIQALSHLEKQWPNDDTRTESVREHIQLVRGEAEREDDNIGNLENKIHMLRLNQHARPGTSAEDDLYAMNSTHRGYCLIISNLDFMHSSSRQGTEKDEEELRNVFKWLGLDVETHNEQSAENIHTCMKDFASRDHSERDCFVCCIMTHGESGMILGNDNVTIPINDIITYFIPDNCPTLCGKPKLFFIQACQGKKSQDSYPIQDDASVSPRKYVIKIPTDADLLIGMSTVDGYYSYRHVKYGTWYIQAVCKNLAEMVPRGEDILSILTKVNNDVSLKEDQEGNRKQMPQPTYTLRKKLIFPAPSTPYTPKKP